The following proteins are co-located in the Halictus rubicundus isolate RS-2024b chromosome 1, iyHalRubi1_principal, whole genome shotgun sequence genome:
- the Uqcr-c2 gene encoding ubiquinol-cytochrome c reductase core protein 2: protein MACSVVRSSLLRGSTVRHYVAAAAAQPSVATAAECQVLGNKVTVAAYDNNSPVAQVSIVFRTGSRNENYDTQGVAHHLRIAAGLSTSCASGFAITRNIQQLGGNLIATVDRESIAYTLQITRDSLSEALQLLEYVATKQVFKPWEVSDQAPRLQYELASLPDTTVVLELLHKAAYRSGLGYSLFCPKRQIGKIGSETLQHFVNTWFTGPKCAVVGTGVSSSELTALANNLTIGSEDRAVEPSKYCGGEIRKERVSDLTRVAVAVEGVSLKNEKDALACAVLQRASDAGPRVKWGCSGSPLQKQLVSAAGSDPFALSTFNASYTDSGLFGFILCSTPNVAGALTKAACGWLKTLNLSESDIARGKAILKAEILNGADNSAAILESLQYQALLKGQITSPTSLIADVENVSASNVKSVADKLAKGKLSMAAIGDLNTVPYIDQLK, encoded by the exons ATGGCTTGTTCGGTCGTACGGTCGTCCTTATTACGCGGCTCCACG GTCAGGCATTACGTAGCTGCAGCAGCTGCTCAGCCTTCTGTTGCCACTGCCGCAGAATGTCAAGTTTTGGGCAATAAAGTCACTGTTGCTGCTTACGATAATAATTCACCGGTCGCGCAAGTGTCTATAGTTTTCAG AACTGGATCACGAAACGAAAATTATGACACGCAAGGTGTGGCACATCATTTACGGATAGCAGCAGGATTAAGTACGTCTTGTGCAAGTGGGTTTGCCATAACAAGAAATATTCAACAATTGGGTGGTAATTTAATTGCTACCGTGGATCGAGAAAGTATCGCATACACATTACAAATTACAAGAGAtagttt ATCGGAAGCTCTTCAATTATTGGAGTATGTCGCGACTAAGCAAGTCTTCAAACCGTGGGAAGTATCGGACCAGGCACCTAGACTGCAATATGAGCTGGCCTCCCTGCCCGATACGACTGTAGTTTTGGAGCTCCTGCACAAAGCTGCCTATCGTTCCGGATTGGGCTACTCTCTGTTTTGTCCGAAACGTCAGATAGGAAAAATTGGATCAGAAACT TTACAGCATTTTGTCAATACATGGTTTACTGGACCCAAGTGTGCGGTCGTAGGGACCGGTGTTTCGTCATCGGAACTTACCGCTTTAGCAAACAATCTGACAATTGGTTCGGAAGATCGTGCAGTCGAACCATCCAAGTATTGCGGTGGAGAAATTCGTAAGGAAAGGGTCAGTGATCTAACTAGAGTTGCAGTTGCCGTCGAGGGTGTAAGTTTAAAAAATGAGAAGGATGCCCTCGCATGCGCTGTATTGCAAAGAGCGTCTGACGCAGGACCGCGCGTTAAGTGGGGGTGCAGTGGGAGTCCTTTGCAGAAACAATTAGTGAGCGCCGCAGGCTCAGATCCGTTTGCTTTGTCAACTTTTAATGCCAGTTATACCGATTCAGGACTGTTTGGCTTCATTCTATGCTCAACACCCAATGTAGCAGGAGCC TTGACAAAAGCTGCCTGCGGCTGGTTGAAAACTTTGAATTTATCCGAAAGCGACATTGCTCGCGGTAAAGCAATATTGAAAGCAGAAATTTTGAACGGGGCAGATAACTCGGCTGCCATCCTAGAGAGCTTACAATATCAAGCATTGCTCAAGGGTCAAATTACCTCACCGACATCGTTGATCGCCGACGTTGAAAATGTTTCTGCTTCTAACGTGAAATCT GTTGCCGATAAACTAGCAAAAGGGAAATTAAGCATGGCTGCTATTGGTGACTTGAATACTGTGCCATACATCGATCAGTTAAAATAA
- the LOC143353772 gene encoding nucleolar protein 11, with the protein MAKLYSYYTLCPLIDQQNLLGVEQDSESGCAVVTLGRNIVIRYKLQDPKQLNSWTSKDRLTSQVIYDKTTCRYAAIFNEKKLRLWSENETDLNIIKGYKFQSPLHTILTSETSPSVLVRKDGASALLEWAIQNRKKSWSNEGILHTDEKILDCRLIRTGNRTNLCLLTEMKGIYACVVVKLNNQTYSQDTDRARRMELKRRSEELVGYTVLQTKSKACFLTLWSHGRLYSHSLMETSNESSSNALIGIIGNIDTKHPVVMTPLNETTVAIYGADASEEGAVLMIYNVQFKLVQDIQKLKLYTKDAKLWKIEDKLLLAANRHLAIAPYHLAPQKIATLLGSSLRFKSSDENDEDDDDDVVVIQESTLAQWEKNEHHIIGGKQPIQKPPMKISKQISSYINEGLSDAAIQEILIPQLIESKDVRTIVWCLNVFKDLPEKLLIELLIFSLRSPDETFLPTQNGTMVDRRPSKKTQTNNCYSRNAFLDKIFNLTYSDVSLSSYLKSGGLNFDEILRLLQYLIQKLADRDKEFYDCLVQEPTDKQLYEWSSLLLESHYQHYVLSRDPEVSMLLNELNCVLDDHLCLLKDMENLRPLLKRIINGKSLKLLQKDRNKFYAIEEIKLY; encoded by the exons CTACAGGATCCAAAGCAGTTGAACAGTTGGACGAGCAAAGATCGACTAACGTCTCAAGTCATATACGATAAAACAACGTGTCGTTATGCGGCTATATTTAACGAGAAAAAGTTACGTCTTTGGTCAGAGAATGAAACGGATCTAAATATCATTAAAGGTTACAAATTTCAATCTCCTCTACATACAATACTTACTTCTGAAACATCTCCTTCCGTGCTGGTACGCAAAGACGGAGCTAGTGCTCTGTTAGAATGGGCTATACAAAACAGAAAGAAATCTTGGTCCAACGAGGGGATATTACATACGGATGAAAAGATTCTGGACTGCCGCTTGATTCGTACAGGCAACAGGACAAATTTGTGCCTCTTGACTGAAATGAAAGGGATATATGCGTGCGTTGTGGTTAAATTGAACAACCAAACCTATTCTCAAGATACCGATCGAGCAAGGCGAATGGAACTCAAGCGAAGATCCGAAGAGCTTGTTGGTTATACCGTGTTGCAAACCAAGAGCAAAGCATGTTTCTTGACACTAT GGTCTCATGGGAGACTGTACAGCCATTCTTTGATGGAAACGAGCAACGAATCTAGCTCAAACGCGTTGATCGGTATTATTGGTAACATAGATACTAAACATCCGGTCGTCATGACTCCGTTAAATGAGACAACGGTAGCAATTTATGGTGCTGATGCTTCGGAAGAAGGAGCTGTATTAATGATTTACAATGTTCAATTCAAGTTGGTTCAAGATATacagaaattgaaattgtatacGAAAGATGCAAAATTGTGGAAAATCGAAGATAAACTGTTACTAGCTGCTAATAGGCATTTAGCGATTGCTCCGTATCATCTGGCTCCCCAGAAAATAGCGACATTACTTGGCTCGTCTCTGCGTTTCAAAAGTAGCGATGAAAACGatgaggacgacgacgacgacgtcgttGTGATACAGGAATCTACGCTGGCTCAATGGGAAAAGAACGAACATCATATCATCGGCGGAAAACAGCCGATTCAGAAACCACCGATGAAAATTTCCAAACAGATATCATCTTACATAAATGAGGGCTTGAGCGACGCGGCAATCCAGGAAATATTAATTCCACAGCTGATAGAATCGAAGGATGTGCGAACGATCGTATGGTGTTTAAATGTTTTCAAAGATCTGCCAGAAAAATTACTGATCGAGCTTTTAATCTTTTCCCTTCGAAGTCCCGACGAAACTTTCTTACCAACGCAGAATGGTACGATGGTCGATCGTCGTCCATCAAAGAAGACTCAAACCAACAATTGCTACTCGAGAAATGCTTTTCTCGACAAAATATTCAACCTTACTTATTCTGATGTTTCTTTGTCGTCCTATCTTAAAAGTGGCGGCTTAAACTTCGACGAAATCTTGCGGTTGTTGCAATACTTGATACAAAAATTAGCTGATCGAGATAAAGAATTTTACGACTGTCTTGTACAAGAACCTACAGATAAACAGTTGTACGAATGGTCTAGCCTTTTGTTAGAGTCTCACTATCAACATTACGTATTGTCGCGAGATCCGGAAGTGTCGATGCTTCTCAATGAACTGAACTGCGTTTTGGACGATCAT CTATGTTTACTGAAGGACATGGAAAACTTGAGACCTCTCCTAAAAAGGATCATTAACGGAAAATCGTTGAAATTACTACAGAAAGATCGTAACAAGTTCTATGCAATCGAGGAAATCAAACTTTACTGA